In Leuconostoc kimchii IMSNU 11154, one genomic interval encodes:
- a CDS encoding PolC-type DNA polymerase III: protein MALTQQEQLQHLINQIKLPEEIKPFFDTGRLTQVTVSRVAKTWTFEVALNQILPANVFMQFSQYLHTSFTNIAQTKIILTTPVHIVDEALVNQYWHMALTNSILNHATVQQLTSNTALKTISDNHYGIAVGAESLFVALNDQALASIVGAYQRFGFPKMALTPNQDTALAQQIEDSVAQHHAKAQEDLQKAIKASEQTKSKSSSEGVALTLGRKIAADSEITRLETIDSEEHRVVVEGYIFASEIRELRSGRKLMTIKITDYSSAIAAKKFSNNETDEAVFDGLKTGMWVRMSGNIQEDTYARELVLNIYDLQVIDHDSRQETYTEDVKRIELHVHSTMSTMDAVTNYAAVAQLAKSWGQEALAVVDTANVQGFPEAVAAGAKNDLKMIYGMEANLVEDGEPIGFNLTPVELLDKETIYVAFDLETTGLSAVTDKIIELSAVKMQLGNVIEKFSEYINPGFPLSDFTTKLTSITDTMVAHADTEENIITRFRKWIGDAVLIGHNVTFDIGFMNAAYARYNQTVIKNPVIDTLPFTRWLYPDYKSYRLGTLAKRFNINLEQAHRAIFDAETTGHIAWRLIKEVNTRYELTRHNQLNDYMTDGDAWKHGRPVHATLLVQNAVGLKNLYKLVSRSNIDFFARVPRIPRSILNQYREGLIIGTGDTSGDVIMTLIEKGREEALKKAKYYDYIEIQPTANYAPMIESELVANETKLHDILKEMVSIGETLDKPVVVTGDVKYTNPEDKIYRDILIATQPGNPQNRTALPELYFRTTQALLTDFSFMGNDVAKKIVIDNTHIVADMLEAITPLKSGSYPPNIPSAGDELTSRTLATAKKWYGDPLPSVIQSRIDQELQAIIGNGFAPHYMISQRLVEKSNKDGYLVGSRGSVGSSFVATMSGITEVNPFAPHYRSAHGDYFELADPKIYESGYDLPDKADPNHPGEMLIGDGQNIPFETFMGFKGDKVPDIDLNFSGDYQPIAHNYMKVLFGEHNVYRAGTIATVAEKTAFGYVKGYERDHEKQYRGAEVERLAQGVTGVKRTTGQHPGGILIVPREYEVYDFTPVQYPADDQKSLWQTTHMDYHAIHDNLLKMDILGHDDPTMVRTLKDMSGIDPQSIPANDPGVLSLFTSPKALGVTEDQIFSKTGTLGLPEFGTSFVRGMLEETQPHTYSELLQISGLSHGTDVWLGNANELIENGTATIGTVIGTRDKIMTDLINWGFPAADAFNVMEKVRKGKGITDAYQAQLREAKIPEWYIQSMLKIKYMFPRAHAAAYVLMALRIAYFKVYFPTIYYATYFSVRADQFDIVAMSRGKNATKEAMKKIRTLGNDATVGDKNLLTVLEMANEALERGITFSMVDLYKSEASEWVIDGETLIPPFSAVPSLGDNVAKQIIVARQDKPFLSKEDLKKRGKVSQTVIEYLSRNSVLDGMPDENQLSLFDF from the coding sequence ATGGCATTAACCCAGCAAGAACAATTGCAACATTTAATTAATCAGATTAAACTACCTGAAGAAATAAAGCCTTTTTTTGACACGGGTCGCCTAACCCAAGTAACTGTGTCAAGAGTGGCTAAAACGTGGACATTCGAAGTAGCGCTGAATCAAATATTACCGGCCAACGTGTTTATGCAATTTAGTCAATATTTACATACTTCGTTTACAAATATTGCGCAGACAAAAATTATCTTAACAACACCTGTACACATTGTTGATGAAGCATTAGTTAATCAGTATTGGCACATGGCATTGACAAATTCAATACTTAATCATGCAACGGTACAACAATTGACAAGTAACACAGCACTAAAAACAATTAGTGACAACCATTATGGTATTGCAGTTGGTGCAGAGTCTCTGTTTGTGGCGTTAAATGATCAGGCATTAGCATCAATTGTTGGTGCTTATCAACGTTTTGGATTTCCTAAAATGGCGCTCACACCCAATCAAGATACGGCATTGGCACAACAAATTGAGGATAGCGTTGCGCAGCACCATGCTAAGGCTCAAGAAGATTTACAAAAAGCTATTAAAGCTAGTGAGCAGACTAAATCTAAGTCATCATCGGAAGGTGTTGCACTGACATTAGGTCGGAAAATTGCTGCTGATTCAGAAATTACACGTTTAGAGACTATTGATAGCGAGGAACATCGCGTCGTTGTTGAAGGCTATATTTTTGCCAGTGAAATCAGAGAACTACGATCTGGCAGAAAGTTAATGACCATCAAAATCACTGACTATTCAAGTGCTATTGCTGCTAAGAAGTTTTCAAATAACGAAACTGATGAGGCTGTATTTGATGGCTTAAAAACAGGTATGTGGGTGCGGATGTCAGGTAATATCCAAGAGGACACCTACGCGCGCGAGCTGGTTTTAAATATCTATGATTTACAAGTTATCGATCATGATAGTCGTCAGGAAACTTATACTGAAGATGTGAAACGTATTGAATTACATGTCCATTCAACGATGTCAACAATGGATGCTGTAACAAATTATGCTGCTGTTGCGCAATTGGCTAAAAGTTGGGGACAAGAGGCGCTTGCAGTTGTGGATACCGCGAATGTTCAAGGTTTTCCTGAAGCGGTGGCGGCAGGTGCCAAAAATGATTTAAAAATGATTTATGGTATGGAAGCCAATCTGGTTGAAGATGGCGAACCAATTGGATTTAATTTAACCCCAGTTGAATTGTTAGATAAAGAGACGATTTATGTTGCGTTTGATTTAGAGACAACAGGATTATCAGCTGTAACGGACAAGATAATTGAGTTATCAGCGGTTAAGATGCAACTAGGTAATGTTATCGAAAAGTTCTCGGAATATATTAATCCTGGTTTTCCTTTGTCTGATTTTACAACCAAATTAACGTCAATTACAGACACAATGGTTGCCCATGCCGATACTGAAGAAAATATTATTACCCGATTCCGAAAGTGGATTGGTGATGCAGTTTTGATTGGGCATAATGTCACTTTTGATATTGGTTTTATGAATGCTGCATATGCAAGATATAATCAAACAGTCATTAAAAACCCAGTGATTGATACCTTACCTTTCACACGTTGGTTATATCCTGATTACAAGTCCTATCGTCTAGGAACACTAGCTAAGCGTTTTAATATTAATCTGGAACAGGCCCATCGCGCTATTTTTGATGCAGAAACGACTGGGCACATTGCTTGGCGTTTAATTAAAGAGGTCAATACGCGTTATGAGTTAACGCGACATAATCAACTCAATGATTATATGACGGATGGTGATGCTTGGAAGCATGGCCGGCCTGTACATGCGACATTGCTTGTTCAAAATGCGGTTGGTTTAAAAAATTTGTATAAGTTAGTTTCACGATCAAATATTGATTTTTTTGCTCGTGTACCACGTATTCCACGATCTATTCTGAATCAATACCGTGAAGGGTTGATTATCGGTACAGGTGATACAAGTGGTGACGTCATTATGACATTGATTGAGAAAGGCCGCGAAGAGGCACTGAAAAAAGCAAAATATTATGATTACATTGAAATTCAACCCACAGCTAACTATGCGCCGATGATTGAATCAGAGTTAGTTGCCAATGAAACTAAATTGCACGATATTTTGAAAGAGATGGTTTCAATTGGCGAGACACTTGATAAACCAGTTGTTGTCACGGGAGATGTTAAATACACGAATCCAGAAGATAAAATTTATCGCGATATTTTAATTGCCACCCAACCAGGGAATCCGCAAAACAGAACAGCATTACCAGAATTATATTTCCGTACAACTCAGGCATTGTTAACTGATTTTTCATTTATGGGCAATGACGTGGCTAAAAAAATTGTCATTGATAATACGCATATTGTTGCAGATATGTTGGAGGCAATTACACCATTAAAAAGTGGTTCATATCCACCAAATATTCCCAGTGCCGGAGACGAATTAACTAGTAGAACACTGGCAACCGCTAAAAAATGGTATGGTGATCCTTTACCAAGTGTTATTCAATCACGTATTGATCAAGAACTGCAAGCCATTATTGGTAACGGATTCGCACCGCATTATATGATTTCACAGCGCTTAGTTGAAAAATCAAATAAGGACGGTTATCTTGTTGGTTCACGTGGCTCTGTTGGTTCTTCCTTTGTTGCTACAATGTCTGGCATTACCGAAGTTAATCCGTTTGCGCCTCATTATCGCAGTGCTCATGGTGATTATTTTGAATTAGCTGACCCCAAAATTTATGAGTCTGGTTATGATTTGCCTGATAAAGCGGATCCTAATCACCCAGGTGAAATGTTAATTGGCGATGGTCAAAATATTCCATTTGAAACATTTATGGGATTTAAGGGAGATAAAGTGCCCGATATTGATTTGAACTTTTCTGGTGATTATCAACCCATTGCTCATAATTATATGAAAGTATTATTTGGAGAGCATAATGTCTATCGTGCAGGCACAATTGCAACAGTCGCTGAGAAAACAGCTTTTGGTTACGTTAAAGGATATGAGCGAGATCATGAAAAACAATATCGTGGCGCAGAAGTTGAACGACTAGCACAAGGTGTTACGGGGGTTAAGCGTACGACAGGCCAACATCCAGGTGGTATTTTGATTGTGCCTCGTGAATATGAAGTATATGACTTCACACCAGTACAGTATCCCGCTGATGACCAAAAATCACTTTGGCAAACAACACACATGGATTATCATGCGATTCATGATAATCTGTTAAAAATGGATATTTTGGGTCATGATGATCCAACTATGGTTCGCACCTTAAAGGATATGTCTGGTATTGATCCCCAATCTATTCCAGCAAATGATCCAGGTGTGCTAAGCTTGTTTACATCACCAAAAGCATTAGGTGTGACAGAAGACCAAATTTTCTCAAAGACAGGGACATTAGGATTACCGGAATTTGGCACTAGTTTTGTGCGTGGCATGTTAGAAGAAACGCAACCACATACATATTCTGAATTGTTACAAATTTCAGGATTGTCTCATGGCACTGACGTGTGGTTAGGAAATGCCAATGAGTTAATTGAAAATGGGACAGCGACAATCGGTACTGTTATTGGGACACGTGATAAGATCATGACAGATTTGATTAACTGGGGATTTCCAGCTGCTGATGCTTTTAATGTAATGGAAAAAGTACGAAAAGGAAAAGGCATTACCGATGCCTATCAAGCGCAATTACGCGAAGCAAAAATACCGGAATGGTATATTCAGTCAATGCTAAAAATCAAATACATGTTTCCCCGTGCACATGCGGCAGCGTATGTTTTGATGGCATTGCGTATTGCTTATTTTAAAGTTTACTTCCCAACGATTTATTATGCAACTTATTTTTCTGTTCGTGCAGATCAGTTTGATATTGTAGCTATGAGCCGTGGAAAAAATGCCACAAAAGAAGCGATGAAAAAAATACGAACGCTTGGAAATGATGCGACTGTGGGTGACAAAAATCTCTTAACAGTTTTGGAAATGGCCAACGAAGCATTAGAACGTGGGATAACATTTTCGATGGTTGATTTATATAAATCAGAAGCCAGTGAGTGGGTTATTGATGGCGAAACACTGATTCCGCCATTCTCTGCTGTTCCGAGTTTAGGAGATAACGTGGCTAAACAAATTATCGTTGCACGTCAAGATAAGCCTTTTTTGAGTAAGGAAGATCTTAAAAAGCGAGGGAAAGTCTCACAAACGGTTATTGAATACTTATCACGCAATTCTGTGTTGGACGGCATGCCTGATGAAAATCAGTTGAGTTTATTTGATTTTTAA
- a CDS encoding proline--tRNA ligase — protein MKQSKLLMPTLREVPADAEVKSHQLLLKAGFIRPVAAGMFSYLPLAKRVLNKIEQIIREEMANIDANEMLVPEVLPAELWQKSGRYATYGPDLYKFKNRQDRDFILGPTHEETYTQLMADEIKSYKKLPLTVYQIQPKFRDENRPRFGLLRTREFIMKDAYSFSADQEGLDQTFHAMENAYINIFDRIGISYRAIVGDAGAMGGSDSKEFSAPAAAGEDTIAYSDSTDYAANLEMAKDFYVSKKSTAELKTLKIIDTPNEKTIEDLAALLAIPTASLAKTITFLVDGQLVAVVTTGDFEVNPVKVQNFLHADALEIAPEATVREIIGAGFGSLGPVKLPDKVTLLVDERAADLVNFTAGANQDGKHYLNINWQRDVLLPEENIGDFRTAREGDLSVDGKGHLIFTKGIEIGHIFKLGTRYSKAMGAQVLDENGRQTDMIMGSYGIGVSRLLSAIAEQKADDLGLVWPASIAPFDVHIVPVNMKDDEQSRVANQLETLLMAQGLEVLVDDRKERAGVKFADADLIGLPIRITVGKKAGEDIVEVKVRASNTNIEMRMSEVVDSVSVLLNGDK, from the coding sequence CTTATTTGCCTTTGGCCAAACGTGTTTTAAATAAAATTGAACAAATCATACGTGAAGAAATGGCTAATATTGATGCCAATGAAATGTTGGTGCCAGAAGTCTTACCAGCTGAATTATGGCAAAAATCTGGTCGTTACGCTACATATGGGCCTGATTTATATAAATTCAAGAATCGTCAAGATCGTGATTTTATTTTAGGGCCAACCCATGAAGAAACATATACACAGTTAATGGCTGATGAAATCAAATCTTATAAAAAATTACCTCTAACAGTTTATCAAATTCAACCGAAGTTTCGTGATGAAAATCGTCCTCGCTTTGGTTTGTTGCGCACACGTGAATTTATTATGAAAGATGCTTATTCATTTAGCGCTGATCAAGAAGGACTAGATCAAACATTTCATGCTATGGAAAATGCTTATATCAATATTTTTGATCGTATTGGTATATCCTATCGTGCAATTGTAGGGGATGCTGGTGCTATGGGCGGCTCCGATTCAAAAGAATTTTCAGCACCAGCCGCCGCCGGTGAAGACACAATAGCATACTCTGATAGCACAGATTACGCAGCTAATTTAGAAATGGCTAAGGATTTTTATGTTTCAAAAAAATCAACGGCTGAACTGAAAACACTAAAGATAATCGACACACCAAATGAAAAGACCATTGAAGATTTAGCAGCATTATTGGCTATTCCAACTGCTAGTTTAGCAAAAACAATCACGTTCCTTGTTGATGGTCAGTTAGTAGCTGTCGTTACAACAGGTGATTTTGAGGTAAATCCTGTTAAAGTGCAAAACTTTTTACATGCAGATGCACTGGAAATTGCGCCTGAAGCAACAGTACGAGAAATTATTGGCGCTGGATTCGGATCACTTGGGCCAGTCAAATTGCCTGATAAGGTGACTTTGCTAGTTGATGAGCGCGCAGCTGACCTTGTTAACTTCACCGCTGGTGCTAACCAGGATGGTAAACATTATTTAAACATCAACTGGCAACGTGATGTTTTGCTTCCTGAGGAAAACATTGGTGATTTCCGTACGGCACGAGAGGGTGATTTGTCTGTTGATGGCAAGGGTCACTTAATTTTTACTAAGGGGATCGAAATTGGTCATATTTTCAAACTTGGTACGCGCTACTCAAAAGCTATGGGAGCACAAGTACTAGATGAAAATGGCCGTCAAACTGATATGATTATGGGTTCTTATGGTATTGGTGTATCGCGGTTATTGAGTGCGATTGCAGAACAAAAAGCCGATGATTTAGGACTCGTATGGCCAGCAAGCATTGCACCATTTGATGTTCATATTGTGCCAGTTAACATGAAGGATGATGAACAGTCACGTGTAGCAAACCAATTAGAAACATTATTAATGGCACAGGGATTAGAGGTCTTAGTTGACGATCGTAAAGAACGTGCAGGCGTTAAGTTTGCTGATGCTGATTTGATTGGTCTACCTATCCGAATTACGGTTGGTAAAAAAGCGGGTGAAGATATTGTCGAAGTTAAAGTTCGTGCAAGTAATACCAACATTGAAATGCGCATGAGCGAAGTTGTTGACTCTGTATCAGTGCTATTAAACGGAGACAAATAA